One window of the Anopheles cruzii chromosome 2, idAnoCruzAS_RS32_06, whole genome shotgun sequence genome contains the following:
- the LOC128275526 gene encoding teneurin-m, protein MLRFRLVGDLAERRQMHKLHKQAEAEAPGCLLDGVPPSAPPDVPPRNPTMNRMNGRVTGNPSELGVDFEPSCLVRTPSGNVYIPSGNLAINNKGSPIDYKTGSACSTPTKDTLKSYDRNCMGGPVLPPRSTMCGPPSHHYSAPLNFRKGFSLTKCTWKCTAILVILLSVILVITLLLTASNVLSISYPTSNPCTVLVDEKAEISAAKSTIADANRAESGGSVVGLDHLDPSLTQQQQAGRSKSIAADESSPSGVVGVTSGGGSSLSAASTAAGTTGTGGSGAAAGGASGTVPAPSVGRSSVVVVASPVAAARPVVELLHAVVVAGDGSNPSALVVKRGRRQVAEDDTDHDDDDDDDDDEQLADDNDLHASLTGDPRLTTVAAGHHRPPPVTNLLAGDVDDRPSSTERVADYPTPAAPTADGASELPGPDNDIFTTNDNDFRETTATEEEEPRVVQEPAADADGLKEVISPGGQNEKWSHDDPSAAAAALYLPPIEHEVALVSLEDGLEVGRARDKHYYRTVEQAAQEPVVEQVRIHTLPPEPHAAGGGPPTYYFLNEANATRTTTTTGFEDEPTSDESSEGRPRLLVNISIATDHGSGTVAHSVYFLQVSIPTPPEHMPQPEAPEPANFEQQPPQGCPPEPPPVPPPRWCPPISCPTDAQLGRYRIVEEGPYEEEELELASGDEDHATDDAELPTTEMPQEFTSPQLVATTTTCPEVTPPPILILEGARTFPARSFPPDGTTFSQITLGQRLSKEIPPYSYWNMQFYQSEPAYVKFDYGIPRGASIGVYARRNALPTHTQYHFKEVLSGFNAQRQTRATHPSMRREVTRYMEPGHWFLSIYNDDGDAQEIAFYALVAEDMTQNCPNGCSGNGQCLLGHCQCNPGFGGDDCSESVCPVLCSQRGEYINGECQCNPGWKGKECSLRHDECEVPDCTGHGHCVSGKCSCVRGYKGKYCEEVDCPHPTCTGHGFCADGTCICKKGWKGPDCAAMDQDALQCLPDCSGHGTFDLDTQTCTCEPKWSGEDCSKELCDLNCGQHGRCVGETCSCDAGWGGDYCNNKLCDPRCNEHGQCKNGTCLCVTGWNGKHCTLEGCPNGCSQHGQCHVSGELMWECRCYEGWDGVDCSVALEQNCGDNKDNDRDGLVDCEDPECCGSHSCKTSQLCVSAPKPIDVLLRKQPPAITASFFERMKFLIDEGSLQNYAKLETFNESVFWNHFNASRSAVIRGRVVTSLNMGLVGVRVSTSTPLEGFTLTRDDGWFDLMVNGGGAITLQFGRSPFRPQTRIVQVPWNEVVIIDTVIMSTSDDKSHHGPPHTCFSHDYDLMKPVVLATWKHGFQGACPDRSAILAESQVIQESLAIPGTGLNLVYHSSRAAGYLSTIKLQLTPDTIPAALKLIYLRITIEGILFERVFEADPGIKFTYSWNRLNIYRQRVYGITTAVVKVGYQYTDCKETIWDVQTTKLSGHDMSISEVGGWNLDIHHRYNFHEGILQKGDGSNIYLKHKPRVILTAMGDGHQRALECGDCNGIAAKQRLLAPVALAAAPDGSLYVGDFNYIRRILIDGTVKTVVKLNATRVSYRYHMALSPLDGALYVSDPESHQIIKVRNKDETHDPEHNWEPVVGSGERCLPGDEAHCGDGGLARDAKLAYPKGVAISSDNVLYFADGTNIRMVDREGVISTLIGNHMHKSHWKPVPCEGTLKIEEMHLRWPTELTINPLDDTLHIIDDHMILRMTPDGRVRVIAGRPMHCATGGGSGAQTTGGTVALTTAASLAYDTDLAIHATLVMPQSIAFAPSGDLYVAESDSQRINRIRVIGTDGKITAYAGAESKCNCLERGCDCYEADHYLAISAKFNTISAITVTPDGHVHIADQANYRIRSVISSLPEAGTSKEYEIYAPSAQEIYVFNRFGQHIATRNIMTGETVYSFLYNVNTSNGKLSTVTDAAGNKVFLLRDYTAQVNSIENTKGQKCRLRMTRMKMLHELNTPDNYNVTFEYHGATGLLKTKLDSTGRSYVYNYDEFGRLTSAVTPTGKVIDLTFDLSVQGATVKVTENAQREVSMLIQGTSVVSRVGEAATKTTVQLDGGTTSVSPWGNTVSVESVPYVLLAELDPLLGESYPVPSKQRTEINGDLSNRFEWRYFIRHVPVRGKNARTLTQVGRKLRVNGENLLTFEYEKDTSSITVSVDDKTELLNVTYDKSARPIAYRPQSGEYADVDLEYDRFGRLTSWKWGNLREEYTFDRAGRLNEIKYGDGSSIVYAFKDTFSSLPLKVTTPRRSDYLLQYDDAGALQSLTTPRGHIHAFSLQTSLGFFKYQYFSPINRHPFEILYNDEGQILAKIHPHQSGKVAFVHDAAGRLETVLAGLSSTQYTYQESTSLVKQVEVLEPGFELRREFRYHAGVLKDEKLKFGSKSGLASAHFKYQYDGNARLSGIEMDISGRELPIVRFKYGPAQGTLDAVSDLRITRNAFNRTVVQDTSKQFFTITDFDEHGRVKSVLINIKSFDVYRLELDYDLRNRIKTHKVMVGRVTSLDKVNYNADGHVMEVVGTNSWKYVYDENGNIIGILEQGDKTNLGYDTGDRVVQVGDVEFNSYDARGYVVRRGEQKYRYNNRGQLIHAMERDRFQTWYFYDDRGRLVACHDEKGNVTQYFYANLNAPELITHIHYPKVGATGTPGGRTSRLLYDDRNMLIAIETGDQRYYVATDQNGSPIALFDVNGGIVKEVRRTPFGKIVKDTNPALFVPIDFHGGLLDPNTRLVYREKRLYDTGVGQWMTPAWEQLATEMRHPTDVFIYRFHNNDPINWRPEGDAGAGDGGRYMNDLRSWLTLFGYDVRKMQGSRYTRDMIYRPRALIKSPQLAPDFGVMSGLQCIVEKVDEKFADFGFIPKPLLKMELKTRNLLPRVAYRRGVFGEGVLISRIDGRALVSVVDGSNSVVQDVVSSVFNNSYFLDLHFSIHDQDVFYFVKDNIMKLRDDTEELRRLGGMFNISTHEINEHGGATGKELRLHGPDAVVIIKYGVDPEQERHRILKHAHKRAVERAWELEKQLVAAGFQGRGDWTEEEKEELISHGDVDGWIGVDIHSIHKYPQLADDPGNVAFQRDSKRKRRKSGGGSTAAGGTAGHKQKREHRHETLILPLTVPATAASVAPVPTSSMSSQPVTSSGVAAAPVSAPLAAAAVASVPAVPAAATVPSSAPTVTAPATT, encoded by the exons CAATTAACAACAAAGGATCACCGATAGACTACAAGACCGGGTCGGCTTGCTCGACCCCGACGAAGGACACGCTGAAGAGCTACGATCGCAACTGTATGGGCGGCCCGGTCCTGCCGCCCCGGAGCACGATGTGCGGGCCCCCGTCGCACCACTACTCGGCGCCGCTCAACTTCCGCAAGGGCTTCTCCCTCACCAAATGCACGTGGAAGTGTACGGCTATCCTAGTGATACTATTAAGTGTTATACTCGTTATAACATTATTATTAACAG CATCTAACGTATTAAGTATATCATATCCAACCAGCAACCCCTGTACAGTTCTAGTCGATGAGAAGGCCGAAATCTCCGCAGCCAAAAGTACGATAGCGGACGCGAACCGGGCCGAATCGGGTGGCTCCGTCGTTGGTCTGGATCATCTGGACCCTTCGCTgacgcaacagcagcaggccggTCGCTCCAAATCGATCGCGGCCGACGAATCATCACCATCCGGTGTCGTCGGTGTCACGTCCGGCGGTGGTTCTTCGCTGTCCGCCGCTTCGACGGccgccggaaccaccggaacggGCGGATCGGGAGCAGCGGCGGGAGGCGCATCAGGTACGGTACCGGCCCCTAGTGTTGGCCGTAGTagtgtcgttgttgttgcatcccctgttgctgctgcacgccCTGTCGTAGAGTTGTTGCACGCTGTTGTTGTCGCTGGTGATGGTAGTAACCCTAGTGCCCTAGTTGTTAAGCGCGGCCGTCGCCAGGTGGCTGAAGATGAcaccgaccacgacgacgacgacgatgacgacgatgacgagcaGCTTGCAGATGATAACGATTTGCATGCTTCGCTGACGGGTGACCCACGGCtaaccaccgtcgccgccggccatcaccggccaccgccggttaCTAATTTACTTGCGGGTGACGTTGATGACAGGCCCAGCTCAACCGAACGGGTGGCTGATTACCCGACGCCAGCAGCCCCAACAGCTGACGGCGCTTCGGAGTTGCCCGGGCCAGATAATGacatttttaccactaatgATAATGACTTCCGGGAAACGACTGCGACCGAAGAGGAGGAGCCAAGAGTGGTCCAAGAACCTGCAGCAGACGCAGACGGTCTTAAGGAAGTCATCAGCCCCGGTGGCCAGAATGAGAAATGGTCGCACGATGACccatcagccgcagcagcggcccTGTACCTACCGCCCATCGAACACGAGGTGGCGCTGGTGAGCCTGGAAGATGGGCTGGAGGTGGGCAGGGCCCGCGATAAGCACTACTACCGCACGGTGGAACAGGCCGCGCAGGAGCCGGTGGTGGAGCAGGTAAGAATCCACACCCTGCCACCGGAACCCCacgcggccggcggtggaccACCGACCTACTACTTCCTGAACGAAGCCAACgccacgaggacgacgacgacgacggggttcGAAGACGAACCGACGTCCGACGAATCGTCCGAAGGTCGGCCCCGGCTACTGGTAAACATCTCCATCGCCACCGATCACGGCTCCGGAACGGTGGCCCACTCGGTGTACTTCCTTCAGGTGTCCATTCCGACACCTCCGGAGCACATGCCACAACCGGAGGCACCCGAGCCGGCCAATTTCGAGCAGCAACCACCGCAAGGGTGCCCTCCGGAACCTCCGCCggtaccgccgccgcggtggtgCCCTCCGATTAGCTGTCCAACCGATGCCCAACTCGGCCGGTACCGTATCGTCGAGGAAGGGCCGTACGAAGAAGAAGAGCTGGAGCTGGCGAGTGGTGATGAAGACCACGCCACGGATGACGCGGAGCTCCCGACAACGGAGATGCCACAGGAATTTACCAGCCCACAGCTGGtggccacgaccaccacctGCCCAGAGGTAACGCCACCACCGATACTCATCCTGGAAG GTGCTCGGACGTTCCCGGCCCGCAGCTTTCCACCGGACGGGACGACCTTCTCGCAGATCACGCTCGGCCAGCGGCTGTCGAAGGAGATCCCGCCGTACAGCTACTGGAACATGCAGTTCTACCAGTCGGAACCGGCGTACGTCAAGTTCGACTACGGCATCCCGCGCGGTGCCTCGATCGGTGTGTACGCCCGGCGCAACGCTCTCCCCACGCACACGCAGTACCACTTCAAGGAGGTCCTGAGCGGCTTCAACGCCCAGCGCCAGACACGTGCCACTCAT CCGTCGATGCGCCGCGAGGTTACCCGCTACATGGAACCGGGTCACTGGTTCCTGTCGATCtacaacgacgacggagacgcCCAGGAGATCGCCTTCTACGCGCTGGTCGCCGAGGATATGACCCAGAACTGCCCGAATGGGTGCTCCGGCAACGGCCAGTGTCTGCTAGGCCACTGCCAGTGTAACCCTGGCTTCGGTGGTGACGACTGTAGCGAGA GTGTCTGCCCGGTGCTGTGCTCGCAGCGCGGCGAGTACATCAACGGGGAGTGTCAGTGCAACCCGGGATGGAAGGGCAAGGAGTGTTCGCTCCGGCACGACGAGTGCGAGGTTCCGGACTGCACCGGGCACGGCCACTGCGTCAGTGGCAAGTGTTCGTGCGTGCGCGGCTACAAGGGCAAATACTGCGAAGAAG TGGACTGTCCGCATCCGACCTGCACCGGGCATGGGTTCTGCGCCGACGGTACCTGTATCTGCAAGAAAGGCTGGAAGGGACCGGACTGTGCGGCGATGGACCAGGATGCGCTCCAGTGTCTGCCGGATTGCTCCGGCCACGGAACGTTCGATCTTGACACGCAAACGTGCACCTGCGAGCCGAAGTGGAGCGGTGAAGACTGTTCGAAGGAGCTGTGCGATCTTAACTGCGGCCAGCACGGACGGTGCGTTGGCGAGACGTGTAGCTGTGACGCCGGCTGGGGCGGTGACTACTGCAACAACAAGCTGTGCGATCCGCGGTGCAACGAGCACGGCCAGTGCAAGAACGGCACGTGCCTGTGCGTGACCGGCTGGAACGGCAAGCACTGCACGCTGGAGGGCTGTCCCAATGG GTGCTCCCAACATGGCCAGTGCCACGTAAGCGGCGAACTGATGTGGGAATGCCGCTGCTACGAAGGCTGGGACGGTGTCGACTGTTCGGTGGCACTCGAGCAAAACTGTGGCGACAACAAGGACAATGATCGTG ATGGTCTCGTGGACTGTGAGGATCCCGAGTGCTGCGGCAGTCACTCGTGCAAGACGAGCCAACTGTGCGTGTCggccccgaaaccgatcgacgTGCTGTTGCGCAAGCAACCGCCCGCCATTACGGCTTCGTTCTTCGAGCGCATGAAGTTCCTGATCGACGAGGGCAGCCTGCAGAACTACGCCAAGCTGGAAACGTTCAACGAAAG CGTTTTTTGGAATCATTTTAACGCAAG TCGTTCGGCGGTCATCCGTGGCCGGGTGGTGACCTCGCTCAATATGGGCCTGGTTGGGGTCCGGGTGAGCACCTCGACACCGCTGGAAGGATTCACGTTGACCCGCGACGACGGTTGGTTTGATCTGATGGTGAACGGAGGCGGCGCGATTACGCTCCAGTTCGGTCGCTCCCCGTTCCGACCGCAGACACGCATCGTGCAGGTTCCGTGGAACGAGGTGGTCATCATCGACACGGTCATAATGTCCACGTCGGACGACAAATCGCATCACGGGCCACCGCACACGTGCTTCTCGCATGATTACGATCTCATGAAGCCGGTTGTGCTGGCAACGTGGAAGCACGGCTTCCAAGGGGCCTGCCCCGATCGGAGCGCTATCCTGGCCGAGTCGCAGGTCATCCAGGAATCGCTGGCAATCCCCGGCACGGGTCTGAACCTCGTTTACCACAGCTCGCGGGCTGCCGGCTACCTGTCGACGATCAAACTCCAGCTAACGCCGGATACGATCCCGGCCGCGCTGAAGCTGATCTACTTGCGCATCACCATCGAGGGCATCCTGTTCGAACGCGTGTTTGAGGCCGACCCGGGCATCAAGTTTACGTACTCCTGGAACCGACTGAACATCTACCGGCAGCGGGTTTACGGCATTACGACGGCGGTCGTGAAGGTCGGCTACCAGTACACGGACTGCAAGGAGACGATCTGGGACGTGCAGACGACGAAGCTGAGCGGACACGACATGAGCATCTCGGAGGTAGGCGGCTGGAACCTGGACATCCACCATCGGTACAACTTCCACGAGGGTATCCTGCAGAAGGGCGACGGATCGAACATTTACCTAAAGCACAAACCGCGCGTCATCCTGACGGCGATGGGCGACGGACACCAGCGGGCCCTCGAGTGTGGCGACTGCAATGGGATCGCCGCCAAGCAACGCCTCCTGGCACCGGTAGCGCTAGCGGCCGCCCCGGATGGTAGCCTGTACGTCGGGGACTTTAATTACATCCGCCGAATTCTGATCGATGGTACCGTGAAGACGGTGGTAAAGCTGAACGCGACGCGCGTCTCGTACCGTTACCACATGGCGCTGAGCCCTCTCGATGGGGCGCTGTACGTGTCGGACCCGGAATCGCACCAGATCATCAAGGTTCgcaacaaggacgaaacgcACGACCCGGAACACAACTGGGAACCGGTGGTGGGTAGCGGCGAACGGTGTCTACCGGGCGACGAAGCACACTGCGGGGATGGAGGTCTCGCCCGGGACGCGAAGCTTGCGTACCCGAAGGGGGTTGCTATCTCATCGGACAACGTGCTGTACTTTGCCGACGGAACCAACATCCGGATGGTGGACCGCGAGGGAGTGATCAGCACGCTGATCGGTAATCACATGCACAAGTCTCACTGGAAGCCGGTCCCGTGCGAGGGAACGCTCAAGATCGAGGAGATGCACTTAAGGTGGCCGACCGAACTGACGATCAATCCGCTGGACGATACGCTCCACATCATCGACGATCACATGATCCTGCGGATGACTCCCGATGGTCGGGTACGGGTCATCGCCGGTCGCCCGATGCACTGTGCGACGGGAGGGGGAAGTGGTGCGCAGACCACCGGAGGCACAGTTGCACTTACGACTGCCGCTTCGCTGGCCTACGACACGGATCTGGCGATCCACGCAACGCTCGTGATGCCGCAGAGTATTGCATTCGCCCCGTCCGGTGACCTCTACGTGGCGGAGAGTGATTCGCAGCGCATCAACCGTATCCGGGTGATCGGGACGGACGGGAAGATCACGGCGTACGCCGGGGCCGAATCGAAGTGTAACTGCCTGGAGCGGGGTTGCGATTGCTACGAAGCGGATCACTACCTGGCGATCAGTGCGAAGTTTAACACGATCTCCGCCATCACCGTCACGCCCGACGGGCACGTACACATCGCCGATCAGGCAAACTACCGGATCCGGTCGGTTATTTCGAGCCTCCCAGAAGCGGGCACCTCGAAGGAGTACGAAATCTATGCCCCGAGCGCCCAGGAGATCTACGTGTTTAACCGATTCGGGCAGCACATCGCCACGCGGAACATCATGACGGGTGAAACGGTGTACAGTTTCCTGTACAACGTGAACACATCGAACGGCAAGCTAAGCACGGTGACGGATGCGGCCGGCAACAAGGTGTTCCTGCTACGCGATTACACCGCCCAGGTGAACTCGATCGAGAACACGAAGGGTCAAAAGTGTCGGCTACGGATGACGCGCATGAAGATGCTGCACGAGCTGAACACACCGGACAACTACAACGTGACTTTTGAGTATCACGGAGCGACGGGGTTGCTGAAGACGAAGCTTGATTCGACGGGCCGGTCGTACGTGTACAACTACGATGAGTTTGGGCGGCTTACGTCGGCCGTTACACCGACCGGTAAGGTGATCGATCTGACGTTTGACCTGAGCGTTCAGGGAGCTACGGTGAAGGTGACGGAGAATGCGCAGCGCGAGGTTTCGATGTTGATCCAGGGTACGTCCGTCGTTTCGAGGGTTGGTGAAGCGGCCACGAAGACGACCGTCCAGCTAGATGGGGGAACAACGAGTGTATCCCCGTGGGGTAACACCGTGTCGGTCGAATCGGTTCCGTACGTGCTGTTGGCCGAGTTGGATCCACTGCTCGGGGAAAGCTATCCGGTTCCGTCGAAGCAACGGACCGAGATCAACGGGGATCTATCGAATCGGTTCGAGTGGCGTTACTTCATCCGCCACGTGCCGGTGAGGGGGAAGAACGCCCGTACGCTGACCCAAGTCGGACGGAAGTTGCGGGTGAACGGTGAGAATCTGCTGACGTTTGAGTACGAGAAGGACACCTCGTCGATTACGGTGTCGGTTGACGATAAGACGGAACTGCTGAACGTGACGTACGACAAATCGGCACGACCGATCGCGTATCGGCCCCAATCCGGAGAGTACGCCGACGTGGACCTGGAGTACGATCGGTTTGGGCGGCTCACGTCGTGGAAGTGGGGCAACCTGCGCGAGGAGTACACGTTCGATCGGGCTGGGCGACTGAATGAGATCAAGTATGGCGACGGGAGCTCGATCGTGTACGCGTTCAAGGATACGTTCAGTAGCTTGCCACTGAAGGTGACGACACCGCGCCGTTCGGACTATCTGCTGCAGTACGATGACGCAGGGGCGCTCCAATCGTTGACTACCCCGCGGGGTCACATTCATGCGTTCTCGCTTCAGACGTCGCTCGGGTTCTTCAAGTATCAGTACTTTTCGCCCATCAATCGGCATCCGTTCGAGATTCTGTACAACGACGAGGGACAGATCCTGGCGAAGATACATCCGCACCAGAGTGGGAAGGTGGCCTTCGTCCACGACGCTGCCGGGCGGCTCGAGACAGTGCTGGCGGGTCTGTCGTCCACGCAGTACACCTACCAGGAGAGCACCAGCTTGGTGAAGCAGGTCGAGGTGCTGGAGCCTGGCTTCGAACTGCGACGTGAGTTCCGATATCACGCCGGGGTGCTGAAGGATGAGAAGCTCAAGTTTGGGTCGAAGAGTGGCCTCGCGTCGGCTCACTTCAAGTATCAGTACGATGGGAATGCGCGGCTCAGTGGAATCGAGATGGATATCAGTGGTCGGGAGTTGCCGATCGTGCGCTTCAAGTATGGACCTGCGCAAGGAACACTGGACGCGGTGAGTGATCTGAGGATCACACGGAACGCCTTCAACCGGACGGTCGTCCAGGACACCTCGAAGCAGTTCTTCACGATCACCGACTTCGACGAACACGGGCGGGTGAAGAGCGTTCTGATTAACATCAAATCGTTCGACGTGTACCGGCTCGAGCTGGATTACGATCTGCGGAATCGCATCAAAACGCACAAGGTGATGGTGGGCCGCGTGACGTCCCTGGACAAGGTGAACTACAACGCGGATGGCCACGTGATGGAGGTGGTCGGTACGAACAGCTGGAAGTACGTGTACGACGAGAACGGCAACATTATTGGCATTCTGGAGCAGGGCGATAAGACGAACCTCGGGTACGACACCGGTGACCGGGTGGTGCAGGTTGGGGACGTAGAGTTCAACAGCTACGACGCCCGCGGGTATGTGGTGCGCCGGGGGGAACAGAAGTACCGGTACAACAACCGTGGCCAGCTGATCCACGCGATGGAACGCGATCGGTTCCAGACGTGGTACTTCTACGACGACCGGGGCCGGTTGGTGGCGTGCCACGACGAGAAGGGCAACGTGACGCAGTACTTCTACGCGAACCTGAACGCTCCGGAACTGATCACCCACATCCACTACCCGAAGGTCGGTGCCACCGGAACTCCCGGGGGACGCACCTCGCGGTTACTGTACGACGATCGGAACATGCTGATCGCGATCGAAACCGGCGATCAGCGGTACTACGTGGCGACGGACCAGAACGGATCGCCGATCGCACTGTTCGACGTGAACGGAGGCATCGTGAAGGAGGTGCGCCGCACCCCGTTCGGGAAGATCGTCAAGGACACCAATCCGGCGCTGTTCGTACCGATCGACTTCCACGGTGGGCTGCTCGATCCCAACACACGGCTGGTGTATCGGGAGAAGCGACTCTACGACACGGGCGTCGGCCAGTGGATGACCCCGGCCTGGGAGCAGCTCGCGACGGAGATGCGCCACCCGACCGATGTGTTCATCTACCGGTTCCACAACAACGATCCGATCAACTGGCGACCGGAAGGCGATGCCGGAGCTGGTGACGGAGGACGTTACATGAACGATCTCCGCTCGTGGCTGACCCTTTTCGGGTACGATGTACGCAAGATGCAAGGATCGCGCTACACTCGTGACATGATCTACCGACCGAGGGCTCTCATCAAGTCCCCGCAGCTAGCGCCCGACTTTGGCGTAATGTCCGGGTTGCAGTGTATCGTGGAGAAGGTGGACGAAAAGTTTGCTGACTTTGGGTTCATCCCGAAGCCGCTTCTGAAGATGGAGCTCAAAACGAGGAACCTGTTGCCGCGGGTCGCCTACCGGCGCGGTGTGTTCGGGGAGGGTGTCCTGATTTCGAGGATCGATGGCCGAGCCCTCGTGAGCGTGGTCGATGGGTCGAACAGCGTGGTGCAGGATGTGGTTTCGTCGGTGTTCAACAACTCGTACTTCCTCGATCTGCACTTCTCGATCCACGATCAGGACGTGTTTTACTTCGTGAAGGACAACATCATGAAGTTGCGTGACGATACGGAGGAACTGCGCCGGTTGGGCGGAATGTTTAACATCTCGACGCACGAGATCAACGAGCACGGTGGGGCGACCGGGAAGGAACTGCGGCTGCACGGTCCGGATGCGGTGGTGATCATCAAGTATGGGGTCGATCCGGAGCAGGAACGGCACCGGATTCTGAAGCACGCGCACAAGCGAGCGGTCGAGCGGGCCTGGGAGCTGGAGAAGcagctggtggcggccggttTCCAGGGCCGCGGTGACTGGACCGAGGAGGAAAAGGAGGAGCTCATCTCGCACGGTGACGTCGACGGGTGGATCGGCGTCGACATCCACAGTATCCACAAGTACCCGCAGCTGGCGGACGACCCGGGCAACGTGGCGTTCCAGCGGGACTCGAAGCGCAAGCGGCGAAAGAGCGGCGGAggatcgacggcggcgggtggcaCCGCTGGCCACAAGCAGAAGCGTGAGCATCGGCACGAGACGCTGATCCTGCCCCTGACGGTGCCAGCGACGGCAGCCTCAGTTGCACCAGTTCCAACGTCATCGATGTCATCGCAACCGGTGACGTCGTCgggagtggcggcggcgccggtgtcAGCACCGTTAGCAGCGGCTGCTGTGGCGAGTGTCCCTGCGGTCCCTGCGGCGGCGACCGTGCCATCCTCGGCGCCAACCGtcacggcaccggccacgACGTGA